From one Anoplolepis gracilipes chromosome 10, ASM4749672v1, whole genome shotgun sequence genomic stretch:
- the LOC140670633 gene encoding ectonucleotide pyrophosphatase/phosphodiesterase family member 5 isoform X2, producing the protein MISTAPFVSLFLFLLNAQAGPVTPHPKLLVVSYDAFRYNYFERNFTPFMNQLKAEGTHAEYMMNIFVTKTFPNHHTMATGLYAETHGVVDNEFYDPIMRNVTKYSYKLYHYDNSILPIWTVNEKNGRRSGTMMWPGSAFEYQGISPTFAESFNDTIPWKDRVDTLISWFVHPTNPINLGILYIEEPDYHGHALGINSPEFNEILKKLDNITRYLHDEIDHYGLTDLNVIHLSDHGMASVTMERIINLTNYINASDYTFVGTSPGLHIFPNPGKEELIYQKLKFAAEQTNTFKVYKRENIPKKYHYGNNTRIGPIFIIAEVGYAFQNLYDAIEYYKKKFNITVNNQTEFGLHGYNNEAMEMHPFFFANGPAFIPGCKLEPFNNTDLFPLFCKILDLNCPMVNGTLSHITKCLRTRSKDVSVSTYRVLFIISTTVLLGITIVVTIIYRKKRRLIHDYRRVLDESEIQALG; encoded by the exons ATGATTTCTACAGCCCCATTTGTTTCGTTATTTCTCTTCTTGCTCAACGCTCAAGCAGGTCCTGTGACTCCACACCCAAAGTTGTTGGTCGTTTCTTACGATGCGTTCAG GTACAACTATTTTGAAAGAAACTTCACACCATTTATGAACCAGTTAAAAGCAGAAGGCACTCATGCGGAGTACATGATGAACATTTTTGTCACCAAAACTTTTCCTAATCATCATACAATGGCAACAGGATTATATGCAGAAACACATGGGGTTGTAGATAACGAATTTTATGATCCTATCATGCGCAATGTTACAAAGTACTCGTACAAGCTGTATCATTATGATAACAGTATTCTTCCTATTTGG AcggtaaatgaaaaaaatggcaGGCGTAGTGGGACAATGATGTGGCCAGGATCTGCATTTGAATATCAAGGAATATCACCTACCTTTGCGGag TCATTTAATGATACAATTCCATGGAAAGACAGGGTTGATACATTAATATCATGGTTTGTACATCCCACAAACCCAATAAACCTAGGAATATTGTACATTGAGGAACCAGATTATCATGGTCATGCCCTAGGGATTAATAGTCctgaatttaatgaaattttaaaaaagctgGACAATATTACAAGATACTTGCATGATGAAATTGATCACTATGGCTTGACAGATCTAAATGTAATTCACTTAAGCGATCATGGCATGGCATCAGTTACAAtggaaagaataattaatttaacaaattacataaatgCTAGTGATTACACATTTGTAGGAACATCTCCAGGACTGCATATTTTCCCAAATCCTG GGAAAGAAGAAttgatttatcaaaaattaaagtttgctGCAGAGCAAACGAACACattcaaagtatataaaagagaaaatatccCGAAAAAGTATCATTATGGCAATAATACTCGTATAGGACCTATTTTCATCATAGCCGAAGTCGGATATGCATTTCAAAATCTTTATGATGCTatagaatattacaaaaaaaaatttaatattacag TCAACAATCAAACAGAATTTGGACTGCATGGTTACAACAATGAAGCTATGGAAATGCATCCCTTTTTCTTTGCTAATGGACCTGCTTTTATACCAGGTTGTAAATTAGAGCCTTTCAACAATACAGACTTATTTCctctattttgtaaaatacttgATTTGAACTGTCCCATGGTTAATGGTACTTTATCTCATATAACAAAGTGCCTTAGAACACGATCGAAAGATGTATCAGTATCTACATATAGAGTATTAT TTATCATAAGCACTACTGTATTACTAGGAATTACAATAGTGgtgacaataatttataggAAGAAACGAAGATTAATCCACGATTAtag aagggTACTGGATGAATCAGAAATTCAAGCTTTGGGATGA
- the LOC140670633 gene encoding bis(5'-adenosyl)-triphosphatase enpp4 isoform X1, with the protein MISTAPFVSLFLFLLNAQAGPVTPHPKLLVVSYDAFRYNYFERNFTPFMNQLKAEGTHAEYMMNIFVTKTFPNHHTMATGLYAETHGVVDNEFYDPIMRNVTKYSYKLYHYDNSILPIWTVNEKNGRRSGTMMWPGSAFEYQGISPTFAESFNDTIPWKDRVDTLISWFVHPTNPINLGILYIEEPDYHGHALGINSPEFNEILKKLDNITRYLHDEIDHYGLTDLNVIHLSDHGMASVTMERIINLTNYINASDYTFVGTSPGLHIFPNPGKEELIYQKLKFAAEQTNTFKVYKRENIPKKYHYGNNTRIGPIFIIAEVGYAFQNLYDAIEYYKKKFNITVNNQTEFGLHGYNNEAMEMHPFFFANGPAFIPGCKLEPFNNTDLFPLFCKILDLNCPMVNGTLSHITKCLRTRSKDVSVSTYRVLFAVIISTTVLLGITIVVTIIYRKKRRLIHDYRRVLDESEIQALG; encoded by the exons ATGATTTCTACAGCCCCATTTGTTTCGTTATTTCTCTTCTTGCTCAACGCTCAAGCAGGTCCTGTGACTCCACACCCAAAGTTGTTGGTCGTTTCTTACGATGCGTTCAG GTACAACTATTTTGAAAGAAACTTCACACCATTTATGAACCAGTTAAAAGCAGAAGGCACTCATGCGGAGTACATGATGAACATTTTTGTCACCAAAACTTTTCCTAATCATCATACAATGGCAACAGGATTATATGCAGAAACACATGGGGTTGTAGATAACGAATTTTATGATCCTATCATGCGCAATGTTACAAAGTACTCGTACAAGCTGTATCATTATGATAACAGTATTCTTCCTATTTGG AcggtaaatgaaaaaaatggcaGGCGTAGTGGGACAATGATGTGGCCAGGATCTGCATTTGAATATCAAGGAATATCACCTACCTTTGCGGag TCATTTAATGATACAATTCCATGGAAAGACAGGGTTGATACATTAATATCATGGTTTGTACATCCCACAAACCCAATAAACCTAGGAATATTGTACATTGAGGAACCAGATTATCATGGTCATGCCCTAGGGATTAATAGTCctgaatttaatgaaattttaaaaaagctgGACAATATTACAAGATACTTGCATGATGAAATTGATCACTATGGCTTGACAGATCTAAATGTAATTCACTTAAGCGATCATGGCATGGCATCAGTTACAAtggaaagaataattaatttaacaaattacataaatgCTAGTGATTACACATTTGTAGGAACATCTCCAGGACTGCATATTTTCCCAAATCCTG GGAAAGAAGAAttgatttatcaaaaattaaagtttgctGCAGAGCAAACGAACACattcaaagtatataaaagagaaaatatccCGAAAAAGTATCATTATGGCAATAATACTCGTATAGGACCTATTTTCATCATAGCCGAAGTCGGATATGCATTTCAAAATCTTTATGATGCTatagaatattacaaaaaaaaatttaatattacag TCAACAATCAAACAGAATTTGGACTGCATGGTTACAACAATGAAGCTATGGAAATGCATCCCTTTTTCTTTGCTAATGGACCTGCTTTTATACCAGGTTGTAAATTAGAGCCTTTCAACAATACAGACTTATTTCctctattttgtaaaatacttgATTTGAACTGTCCCATGGTTAATGGTACTTTATCTCATATAACAAAGTGCCTTAGAACACGATCGAAAGATGTATCAGTATCTACATATAGAGTATTAT TTGCAGTTATCATAAGCACTACTGTATTACTAGGAATTACAATAGTGgtgacaataatttataggAAGAAACGAAGATTAATCCACGATTAtag aagggTACTGGATGAATCAGAAATTCAAGCTTTGGGATGA
- the LOC140670633 gene encoding ectonucleotide pyrophosphatase/phosphodiesterase family member 5 isoform X4 yields the protein MISTAPFVSLFLFLLNAQAGPVTPHPKLLVVSYDAFRYNYFERNFTPFMNQLKAEGTHAEYMMNIFVTKTFPNHHTMATGLYAETHGVVDNEFYDPIMRNVTKYSYKLYHYDNSILPIWTVNEKNGRRSGTMMWPGSAFEYQGISPTFAESFNDTIPWKDRVDTLISWFVHPTNPINLGILYIEEPDYHGHALGINSPEFNEILKKLDNITRYLHDEIDHYGLTDLNVIHLSDHGMASVTMERIINLTNYINASDYTFVGTSPGLHIFPNPGKEELIYQKLKFAAEQTNTFKVYKRENIPKKYHYGNNTRIGPIFIIAEVGYAFQNLYDAIEYYKKKFNITVNNQTEFGLHGYNNEAMEMHPFFFANGPAFIPGCKLEPFNNTDLFPLFCKILDLNCPMVNGTLSHITKCLRTRSKDVSVSTYRVLFIISTTVLLGITIVVTIIYRKKRRLIHDYRKSYYTLDE from the exons ATGATTTCTACAGCCCCATTTGTTTCGTTATTTCTCTTCTTGCTCAACGCTCAAGCAGGTCCTGTGACTCCACACCCAAAGTTGTTGGTCGTTTCTTACGATGCGTTCAG GTACAACTATTTTGAAAGAAACTTCACACCATTTATGAACCAGTTAAAAGCAGAAGGCACTCATGCGGAGTACATGATGAACATTTTTGTCACCAAAACTTTTCCTAATCATCATACAATGGCAACAGGATTATATGCAGAAACACATGGGGTTGTAGATAACGAATTTTATGATCCTATCATGCGCAATGTTACAAAGTACTCGTACAAGCTGTATCATTATGATAACAGTATTCTTCCTATTTGG AcggtaaatgaaaaaaatggcaGGCGTAGTGGGACAATGATGTGGCCAGGATCTGCATTTGAATATCAAGGAATATCACCTACCTTTGCGGag TCATTTAATGATACAATTCCATGGAAAGACAGGGTTGATACATTAATATCATGGTTTGTACATCCCACAAACCCAATAAACCTAGGAATATTGTACATTGAGGAACCAGATTATCATGGTCATGCCCTAGGGATTAATAGTCctgaatttaatgaaattttaaaaaagctgGACAATATTACAAGATACTTGCATGATGAAATTGATCACTATGGCTTGACAGATCTAAATGTAATTCACTTAAGCGATCATGGCATGGCATCAGTTACAAtggaaagaataattaatttaacaaattacataaatgCTAGTGATTACACATTTGTAGGAACATCTCCAGGACTGCATATTTTCCCAAATCCTG GGAAAGAAGAAttgatttatcaaaaattaaagtttgctGCAGAGCAAACGAACACattcaaagtatataaaagagaaaatatccCGAAAAAGTATCATTATGGCAATAATACTCGTATAGGACCTATTTTCATCATAGCCGAAGTCGGATATGCATTTCAAAATCTTTATGATGCTatagaatattacaaaaaaaaatttaatattacag TCAACAATCAAACAGAATTTGGACTGCATGGTTACAACAATGAAGCTATGGAAATGCATCCCTTTTTCTTTGCTAATGGACCTGCTTTTATACCAGGTTGTAAATTAGAGCCTTTCAACAATACAGACTTATTTCctctattttgtaaaatacttgATTTGAACTGTCCCATGGTTAATGGTACTTTATCTCATATAACAAAGTGCCTTAGAACACGATCGAAAGATGTATCAGTATCTACATATAGAGTATTAT TTATCATAAGCACTACTGTATTACTAGGAATTACAATAGTGgtgacaataatttataggAAGAAACGAAGATTAATCCACGATTAtag gaAATCATATTATACGCTGGATGAATAA
- the LOC140670633 gene encoding ectonucleotide pyrophosphatase/phosphodiesterase family member 5 isoform X3: protein MISTAPFVSLFLFLLNAQAGPVTPHPKLLVVSYDAFRYNYFERNFTPFMNQLKAEGTHAEYMMNIFVTKTFPNHHTMATGLYAETHGVVDNEFYDPIMRNVTKYSYKLYHYDNSILPIWTVNEKNGRRSGTMMWPGSAFEYQGISPTFAESFNDTIPWKDRVDTLISWFVHPTNPINLGILYIEEPDYHGHALGINSPEFNEILKKLDNITRYLHDEIDHYGLTDLNVIHLSDHGMASVTMERIINLTNYINASDYTFVGTSPGLHIFPNPGKEELIYQKLKFAAEQTNTFKVYKRENIPKKYHYGNNTRIGPIFIIAEVGYAFQNLYDAIEYYKKKFNITVNNQTEFGLHGYNNEAMEMHPFFFANGPAFIPGCKLEPFNNTDLFPLFCKILDLNCPMVNGTLSHITKCLRTRSKDVSVSTYRVLFAVIISTTVLLGITIVVTIIYRKKRRLIHDYRKSYYTLDE, encoded by the exons ATGATTTCTACAGCCCCATTTGTTTCGTTATTTCTCTTCTTGCTCAACGCTCAAGCAGGTCCTGTGACTCCACACCCAAAGTTGTTGGTCGTTTCTTACGATGCGTTCAG GTACAACTATTTTGAAAGAAACTTCACACCATTTATGAACCAGTTAAAAGCAGAAGGCACTCATGCGGAGTACATGATGAACATTTTTGTCACCAAAACTTTTCCTAATCATCATACAATGGCAACAGGATTATATGCAGAAACACATGGGGTTGTAGATAACGAATTTTATGATCCTATCATGCGCAATGTTACAAAGTACTCGTACAAGCTGTATCATTATGATAACAGTATTCTTCCTATTTGG AcggtaaatgaaaaaaatggcaGGCGTAGTGGGACAATGATGTGGCCAGGATCTGCATTTGAATATCAAGGAATATCACCTACCTTTGCGGag TCATTTAATGATACAATTCCATGGAAAGACAGGGTTGATACATTAATATCATGGTTTGTACATCCCACAAACCCAATAAACCTAGGAATATTGTACATTGAGGAACCAGATTATCATGGTCATGCCCTAGGGATTAATAGTCctgaatttaatgaaattttaaaaaagctgGACAATATTACAAGATACTTGCATGATGAAATTGATCACTATGGCTTGACAGATCTAAATGTAATTCACTTAAGCGATCATGGCATGGCATCAGTTACAAtggaaagaataattaatttaacaaattacataaatgCTAGTGATTACACATTTGTAGGAACATCTCCAGGACTGCATATTTTCCCAAATCCTG GGAAAGAAGAAttgatttatcaaaaattaaagtttgctGCAGAGCAAACGAACACattcaaagtatataaaagagaaaatatccCGAAAAAGTATCATTATGGCAATAATACTCGTATAGGACCTATTTTCATCATAGCCGAAGTCGGATATGCATTTCAAAATCTTTATGATGCTatagaatattacaaaaaaaaatttaatattacag TCAACAATCAAACAGAATTTGGACTGCATGGTTACAACAATGAAGCTATGGAAATGCATCCCTTTTTCTTTGCTAATGGACCTGCTTTTATACCAGGTTGTAAATTAGAGCCTTTCAACAATACAGACTTATTTCctctattttgtaaaatacttgATTTGAACTGTCCCATGGTTAATGGTACTTTATCTCATATAACAAAGTGCCTTAGAACACGATCGAAAGATGTATCAGTATCTACATATAGAGTATTAT TTGCAGTTATCATAAGCACTACTGTATTACTAGGAATTACAATAGTGgtgacaataatttataggAAGAAACGAAGATTAATCCACGATTAtag gaAATCATATTATACGCTGGATGAATAA
- the Naxe gene encoding NAD(P)H-hydrate epimerase, whose protein sequence is MLRFLSFTLRLQSLKRIRPSYVNKLFIPLMRRKYSKMVKYLNQSEAINIDKDLFEKYKFSVDQLMELAGQSCAIAIAKSYPLLENSTKVLVCCGPGNNGGDGLVCARHLKHFGYSPEIYYPKRTSNTLYERLLHQCIENDIPILENQRIEKATNSTILQEYAIVIDALLGFSFKPPVREPFVCIINMLKDTTVPICSVDIPSGWDVENGPPEEGGIKPQMLISLTAPKMCASKFEGRFHYLGGRFVPKKLELQYNLNLPKYIGTDLVVKLQE, encoded by the coding sequence ATGTTACGATTTTTATCCTTCACTTTAAGATTGCAGAGTTTGAAACGAATAAGGCCTTCTTAcgtcaataaattatttatcccgCTTATGAGAAGGAAATACAGCAAAAtggtgaaatatttaaatcaatcaGAAGCTATTAACATTGATAAAGAtctgtttgaaaaatataaattcagcGTTGATCAGTTGATGGAATTGGCTGGACAAAGTTGCGCTATTGCAATTGCAAAATCTTACCCATTATTGGAAAACTCGACTAAAGTATTGGTATGTTGTGGGCCAGGCAACAACGGTGGTGATGGCCTTGTTTGTGCAAGGCACTTGAAACATTTTGGATATTCGCCAGAAATTTATTATCCGAAACGAACAAGTAATACATTATATGAGAGACTGTTGCATCAATGCATCGAGAATGATATTCCTATATTGGAAAATCAACGTATAGAGAAAGCAACCAATTCCACAATTTtgcaagaatatgcaattgtAATAGACGCTCTGCTTGGATTCAGTTTCAAACCACCAGTGAGAGAACCATTTGTCTGCATCATTAACATGTTAAAAGATACAACCGTTCCTATTTGCAGTGTAGATATACCTTCAGGCTGGGATGTTGAGAATGGTCCACCAGAAGAAGGTGGTATAAAACCACAAATGTTAATATCTTTAACAGCACCAAAGATGTGTGCATCCAAATTTGAAGGAAGATTTCATTATTTGGGTGGACGATTTGTGCCTAAGAAGCTAGAGTTacaatataatcttaatttacCAAAATACATTGGTACAGATCTTGTTGTTAAACTGCAAGAATAA
- the Robl gene encoding dynein light chain roadblock-type 2, which yields MAQEVEETMKRIQSHKGVVGTIVVNAEGIPIKSTLDNTTTVQYAGLISQLSDKARSVVRDLDPTNDLTFLRIRSKKHEIMVAPDKEFILIVIQNPVD from the exons atg gcGCAAGAGGTTGAAGAAACTATGAAACGAATTCAGTCTCATAAAGGAGTAGTTGGAACGATAGTAGTGAATGCAGAAG GTATTCCGATAAAGTCAACGTTAGACAACACAACAACAGTTCAATATGCAGGATTGATAAGTCAATTATCAGACAAAGCTCGCTCTGTCGTACGTGATTTGGACCCAACAAATGATTTAACTTTCCTGCGCATACGCAGCAAAAAACATGAAATTATGGTTGCGCCAGATaaggaatttatattaatagtaatacaAAATCCAGTTGATTGA
- the LOC140670442 gene encoding XK-related protein 4 codes for MDIEEEKITMGRSKREHRLHYLTNIFPAIRTHVDVDTVDTPPNAHINQLDIFLLASSILMHIVDMCFDYNIAIRYLLVGKTTYFAWTICLILIPSLINVIISERMQHQDKERNCNMDMLDDHKTTRLMIKNKLYFVIAVLLQLAPVVHYWETLKYALKARKCEKSGDHAGERQYYRKMLKEDEDVALLRVFECFLEAAPQQILQLTLMLKHYDDRINLEFVHQAGSIISSLVSMGWAMASYNRSIRLPQPDKSNIDVIGIILQFLWHFCITVARILSLSVIASIWPIYTIICCIIHWISMIVWMLIDSQGILEFCRTYNRPPHMQPSFKERINSILFASVVGIVHIFIYLNAVDGKHTFCKHLCFYFLCFLENIVSNLLWRYTCPPIVRDAWYFNVFFIVCIVSFFIGIVAMLLYYTVFHPSKRHRTSNASV; via the exons atggATATCGAAGAGGAGAAGATAACCATGGGAAGAAGCAAGCGCGAACATCGTCTTCATTATCTCACTAATATATTTCCAGCTATCCGTACCCATGTCGATGTCGATACCGTGGACACACCACCTAACGCTCATATAAACCAACTGGACATTTTTCTTTTGGCTTCTTCCATACTTATGCATATTGTGGACATGTGTTTTGATTATAACATCGCTATTCGATACCTTTTGGTTGGCAAAACGACATATTTCGCTTGGACCATTTGCCTTATCCTGATTCCCTCTCtgataaatgttattatcagTGAAAGGATGCAACATCAAGATAAAGAA AGAAATTGCAACATGGATATGCTAGATGATCACAAGACAACGCgcctaatgataaaaaataaattatattttgtgattGCTGttctcttacaattagcaCCAGTTGTACATTATTGGGAAACTTTAAAGTATGCATTAAAAGCGCGCAAGTGTGAGAAATCTGGAGATCATGCCGGTGAAAGACAATATTATCGAAAGATGCTCAAAGAAGATGAAGATGTTGCATTGCTAAGAGTATTTGAATGTTTCCTGGAAGCTGCGCCACAACAAATTCTGCAACTCACTCTAATGCTAAAACATTATGATGATAGGATTAATCTTGAAT TTGTACATCAAGCAGGTAGTATTATCAGTTCTCTTGTGAGCATGGGTTGGGCAATGGCTAGTTACAATCGTAGCATTCGATTACCTCAACcagataaatcaaatattgatGTTAtaggaattattttacaatttttgtgGCATTTCTGTATTAcag TGGCAAGGATCTTATCGCTCAGTGTCATTGCAAGCATCTGGCCTATATATACCATAATCTGTTGCATAATACATTGGATAAGTATGATAGTATGGATGTTGATTGATTCCCAAggaatattagaattttgtcGAACTTACAATCGTCCACCGCATATGCAGCCTTCATTTAAAGAACGcattaattctatattatttgcCTCAGTTGTTGGCATAGTTCACATTTTCATATATCTCAATGCTGTAGATGGCAaacatacattttgtaaacatttatGTTTCTACTTTCTGTGCTTTCTGGAAAATATTGTATCAAATTTGTTGTGGCGATATACTTGTCCTCCTATAGTTAGAGATGCTTGGTACTTTAATGTGTTCTTTATTGTTTGTATTGTCTCCTTTTTCATAGGAATTGTAGCAATGCTTTTGTACTATACTGTCTTTCATCCTTCAAAAAGACATCGTACTTCAAACGCATCAGTTTAA